The Maylandia zebra isolate NMK-2024a linkage group LG4, Mzebra_GT3a, whole genome shotgun sequence genome includes a window with the following:
- the LOC143418505 gene encoding uncharacterized protein LOC143418505, with the protein MTRRPSGGGRQRLFTQQQELAVVDLVRADNAIRLHQLRRKILADRRVFSNIDHVSITTIRRILGKHSITMKQLYRVPFERNSDRVKGLRAEYVRRISAMDGAAQPHEYIFIDEAGFDLSKTRRRGRNVIGQRAIVHVPGQRGGNITLCAAICLRGLLHHHAILGPYNSQHILTFLDALHDIVVQNRPDQPRFVVIWDNVSFHGAALVQAWFSNHNQFEVVYLPPYSPFLNPIEEFFFGLEMASI; encoded by the exons atgactcgaagaccttctgggggaggacggcaacgcctgttcacacaacagcaggaacttgccgttgtggacctagtgagggcagacaatgccatccgtctccaccagctacgacggaaaatacttgcagacaggcgagtgttcagcaacatagaccatgtgagcatcaccaccatcagacgcatcttgggtaaacacagcatcaccatgaagcagctctacagagtcccattcgagaggaacagtgacagggtcaaaggacttcgagctgaatatgtacGG agaatctcggccatggatggagctgcacagcctcatgaatacattttcattgatgaagctggattCGACCTGAGCAAAACAAGACGACGGGGTCGTAATGTAATTGGCCAAAGGGCAATTGTGCACGTCCCAGGGCAGCGCGGGGGAAACATCACATTATGTGCCGCCATATGCCTTCGAGGGCTTCTGCATCATCATGCAATACTAGGTCCATACAATAGCCAAcacatactcacatttctagatgctctccatgatatagttgtacagaacagaccagATCAGCCCAGGTTTGTGGTGATATGGGATAATGTCAGTTTCCATGGGGCTGCTCTGGTCCAGGCCTGGTTCTCCAACCACAATCAATTTGAAGTGGTATACTTGCCCCCTTACTCACCATTTTTGAACCCTATAGAGGAATTTTTTTTCGGCTTGGAGATGGCGAGTATATGA
- the LOC112436388 gene encoding uncharacterized protein LOC112436388 → MSGRGGVRARGPERRAGPRRGQGIGVRMRGGGIPRAARTVVSDEIRATIIDHVINHGLSLREAGERVQPNLRRSTVASIIRTFQQTNRMQRLPPSGGRGKLLSNDQELAIVEMVTANNAIKLREIQTRIVADHEIFDNIDRISLTTISRTLSKHRVRMKQLYTVPFERNSERVKELRRQYVQRVMELEANQAPHEFIYIDEAGFNLAKRRRRGRNVIGKRATVDVPGQRGANITMCAAIANAGLLLHRCQVGPYNTERLLAFLNDLHQRLVPEQGQEGENMRTFVITWDNVAFHHSQAITTWFEVHPRLVSLFLPPYSPFLNPIEEFFSAWRWKVYDHQPHDQMSLLEAMDAGSRDITVDDCQGWIRHTRRFYPRCIDLDNIRCDVDENMWPNPEDRRD, encoded by the exons ATGTCTGGTCGAGGAGGAGTAAGAGCAAGGGGCCCAGAGAGAAGAGCAGGCCCAAGGAGAGGGCAAGGTATAGGTGTAAGAATGCGTGGTGGTGGCATTCCAAGGGCTGCAAGAACAGTAGTCAGTGATGAAATCCGTGCCACTATCattgaccatgtaatcaaccatgGTCTTTCACTAAGAGAGGCTGGTGAAAGAGTGCAGCCCAATTTGAGGCGGTCAACGGTTGCCTCCATTATACGCACCTTTCAACAAACCAACAG AATGCAACGTCTTCCACCCTCTGGGGGAAGAGGAAAGCTCCTCAGTAATGATCAGGAGCTTGCCATTGTGGAAATGGTTACTGcaaataatgcaataaaactgCGTGAAATACAAACCAGAATTGTGGCGGACCATGAGATATTCGACAATATCGATAGAATCAGCCTCACAACCATTTCGCGGACATTGTCCAAACATAGAGTGCggatgaagcagctctacactgttccctttgagaggaacagtgagaggGTCAAGGAGCTACGACGACAATATGTCCAG AGAGTTATGGAATTGGAGGCCAACCAGGCCCCTCATGAATTCATATACATCGATGAGGCAGGATTCAATCTGGCCAAAAGGCGTCGACGTGGACGGAATGTAATTGGAAAAAGGGCCACAGTTGATGTGCCAGGACAGAGAGGGGCAAACATTACCATGTGTGCAGCAATTGCAAATGCAGGATTACTCCTTCACAGATGTCAGGTTGGACCCTATAATACAGAGCGCTTGCTTGCCTTTCTCAATGATCTCCACCAGCGCCTGGTTCCAGAGCAGGGTCAGGAGGGTGAAAACATGAGGACCTTTGTAATTACCTGGGACAATGTGGCTTTCCATCACTCGCAAGCAATAACAACATGGTTTGAAGTCCACCCAAGACTGGTGAGTCTCTTCCTTCCACCCTATTCACCtttcctcaaccccatagaggaGTTCTTTTCTGCATGGCGGTGGAAGGTTTATGACCATCAGCCACATGACCAGATGTCCCTCCTTGAAGCCATGGATGCTGGCTCCAGGGACATCACAGTTGACGATTGCCAAGGGTGGATCCGACATACCAGGCGGTTTTATCCCAGGTGCATCGACTTGGATAACATCAGAtgtgatgttgatgaaaacatGTGGCCTAACCCTGAAGATCGCAGAGATTAG